One Bradyrhizobium zhanjiangense DNA segment encodes these proteins:
- a CDS encoding acyl-CoA synthetase — MTGDTAATISKAREHSIGDLLRRSASREPNKLAASCGNVSWSFAEIDAICNRLGRGLLGLGVEKGDRLAVLSRNSHAFAALRFAAARIGAVLVPINFMLNPDEINFILKSSGAKLLATGPDFVEPARAASARDCAIEKMIWLPGEDPATAPSGLTTFDDLLHADGSFLDVSVDSRDLAQIVYTSGTESLPKGAMLTHEAVMWQYVSCIIDGGMSVGDKFLHALPLYHCAQLDVFLGPQIYLGASGVITGKPTADNILALIQAHRITSFFAPPTIWIAMLRSPNFDKTDLSTLQKGYYGASIMPVEVLLELQRRLPNVKFWNFYGQTEIAPLATVLRPEDQLRKAGSAGKPVLNVETRVVNTAMEDVKVGEVGEIVHRSPHLLSGYYNDPVKTAAAFSGGWFHSGDLATVDDEGHITVVDRVKDMIKTGGENVASREVEEMVYRIPAVSEVAVVGLPDPRWIEAVTAIIVVKSGETLDEESVIQHCAGQMAHFKVPKRVIFVDSLPKNPSGKLLKRELRQRFVGGETLDKAIQKNFGT, encoded by the coding sequence ATGACCGGCGACACCGCAGCCACCATCTCGAAAGCGCGCGAGCATTCCATCGGCGATCTCCTGCGCCGCTCGGCGAGCCGGGAGCCGAACAAGCTCGCGGCGAGCTGCGGCAATGTCAGCTGGAGCTTTGCCGAGATCGACGCGATCTGCAACCGGCTCGGCCGCGGCCTGCTCGGCCTCGGCGTCGAGAAAGGCGACCGTCTCGCGGTGCTCTCGCGCAATTCACATGCCTTCGCGGCGCTGCGCTTTGCAGCGGCACGGATCGGCGCGGTGCTGGTGCCGATCAACTTCATGCTCAATCCGGACGAGATCAATTTCATCCTGAAGAGCTCTGGCGCAAAGCTGCTTGCGACCGGTCCTGATTTCGTCGAGCCGGCGCGCGCGGCCAGCGCCAGGGATTGCGCCATCGAGAAGATGATCTGGTTGCCGGGCGAGGATCCCGCCACGGCACCTTCGGGCCTCACCACCTTCGATGATCTCTTGCATGCCGACGGCTCGTTCCTGGACGTGTCCGTCGATAGCCGTGATCTCGCACAGATCGTCTACACCAGCGGCACGGAGTCGCTGCCCAAGGGCGCGATGCTGACCCATGAAGCCGTGATGTGGCAGTATGTCAGCTGCATCATCGACGGTGGCATGAGCGTGGGCGACAAGTTCCTGCACGCATTGCCGCTGTATCACTGCGCCCAGCTCGACGTCTTTCTGGGGCCGCAAATCTATCTCGGCGCTTCCGGCGTGATCACGGGCAAGCCGACCGCCGACAACATCCTGGCGCTGATCCAGGCGCACAGGATCACCTCGTTCTTCGCGCCGCCGACGATCTGGATCGCGATGCTGCGCTCGCCGAATTTTGACAAGACCGATCTGTCGACCTTGCAGAAAGGCTATTATGGCGCTTCGATCATGCCTGTGGAGGTGCTGCTCGAGTTGCAACGCCGTTTGCCCAACGTCAAATTCTGGAATTTCTACGGCCAGACCGAGATCGCTCCGCTCGCGACCGTGCTGCGCCCCGAGGACCAGCTGCGCAAGGCCGGCTCGGCCGGCAAGCCGGTGCTCAACGTCGAGACGCGGGTGGTCAACACCGCGATGGAGGACGTCAAGGTTGGTGAGGTCGGCGAGATCGTGCACCGCTCGCCGCATCTGTTGTCCGGCTATTACAACGATCCCGTGAAGACCGCGGCGGCATTTTCCGGCGGCTGGTTTCACTCGGGCGACCTCGCCACTGTCGACGACGAGGGCCACATCACCGTGGTCGATCGCGTCAAGGACATGATCAAGACCGGCGGCGAAAACGTCGCAAGCCGCGAGGTCGAGGAGATGGTCTACCGCATCCCCGCCGTCTCCGAGGTCGCCGTGGTCGGCCTGCCCGATCCGCGATGGATCGAGGCGGTGACCGCGATCATCGTGGTCAAGAGCGGCGAGACGCTGGACGAAGAGTCCGTCATCCAGCATTGCGCCGGCCAGATGGCGCATTTCAAGGTGCCCAAGCGCGTCATCTTTGTTGATAGCCTGCCGAAGAATCCGAGCGGCAAGCTGCTCAAGCGCGAATTGCGTCAGCGCTTCGTCGGCGGCGAGACGCTCGACAAGGCGATCCAGAAGAATTTTGGAACGTGA
- a CDS encoding FadR/GntR family transcriptional regulator, whose protein sequence is MPVAPLFHPIDVAPAYQKVADAIEREIVNGRIRPGDPIGTEHDLVRQFGVNRSTIREGIRVLEEGGLIRRDSSRRLHACLPRYSKLASRLSRALVLHEVTFRELYEASMTLEVASIEGAVERATEDNIAELTDNLARSEAVVGDPAMLAECDAEFHVLVAKASQNRVLQLAREPAAQLFYPTTEMIVTGVAEGGPRLVAAHRHLIDAIRRRDREAGVLWTRRHLQDWRRGFEKIASLDRSVEHMYMEHAQAARRR, encoded by the coding sequence TTGCCTGTCGCGCCGCTCTTTCATCCGATCGATGTCGCGCCGGCCTATCAGAAGGTCGCCGACGCCATCGAACGCGAGATCGTCAATGGCCGCATCAGGCCGGGCGATCCCATCGGCACCGAGCACGATCTCGTCCGCCAGTTCGGCGTCAACCGCTCGACCATTCGCGAGGGCATCCGTGTGCTGGAGGAGGGCGGGCTGATCCGGCGCGACTCCTCGCGCCGCCTGCACGCCTGTCTGCCGCGCTACAGCAAGCTGGCAAGCCGGCTCAGCCGCGCCCTGGTCCTGCATGAGGTCACCTTCCGCGAGCTCTACGAGGCGTCGATGACGCTGGAAGTCGCCAGTATCGAAGGCGCAGTGGAGCGAGCGACGGAAGACAACATCGCCGAGCTCACCGACAATCTCGCGCGCAGCGAGGCCGTGGTCGGTGATCCCGCGATGCTCGCCGAATGCGATGCCGAATTCCACGTGCTGGTTGCCAAGGCCTCGCAGAACCGGGTGCTTCAGCTCGCCCGCGAGCCGGCCGCGCAATTGTTCTATCCGACCACCGAGATGATCGTGACTGGCGTGGCCGAAGGCGGGCCGCGTCTCGTCGCCGCGCATCGCCATCTGATCGACGCGATTCGCCGCCGCGACCGCGAGGCCGGCGTGCTGTGGACGCGTCGGCACTTGCAGGACTGGCGCCGCGGCTTCGAAAAAATCGCTTCGCTCGATCGCTCGGTCGAGCACATGTACATGGAGCACGCGCAGGCGGCCCGGCGCAGGTAG
- a CDS encoding ABC transporter substrate-binding protein: MRPIAALMSAAGLLSAVLISPTSAQQAPLKIGVLSDFSSVYSDIGGMGNVEATKMAIEDFGGQMFGKPIDMVSADVLNKPDIASTIARKWWETEGVDMIIDLPTSATALAVMELSKQYEKIMIVTDAASSDITGKSCSPYTAHWTYDTYANAHTVGSAIVKNGGDTWFFLTADYLFGHSVERDTGDVVKSAGGKVLGSVKHPLNTADFSSFLLQAQASKAKIIGLANGGGDTINAIKQAGEFGIVAGGQNLAAIVMFISDVHSLGLKLAQGLIVTEAYYWDLNDKTRAFGKRFLERVKRMPTMNQAATYSATLHYLKAVQAAGTKDTKTVMAKMRELPVRDAFTDNGVLREDGRMVHSMYLFQVKKPEESKGPWDYYKLLAEVSADQAFRPLKDGGCPLVK, translated from the coding sequence ATGAGACCTATCGCAGCCCTCATGTCTGCGGCCGGCCTGCTGTCGGCTGTGCTGATCTCTCCCACCTCCGCCCAGCAGGCACCGCTCAAGATCGGCGTGCTCTCCGACTTCTCCTCCGTCTATTCCGACATCGGCGGCATGGGGAATGTCGAGGCGACCAAGATGGCGATCGAGGATTTTGGTGGCCAGATGTTCGGCAAGCCGATCGACATGGTCTCGGCGGACGTGCTCAACAAGCCCGACATTGCCTCCACCATCGCCCGCAAATGGTGGGAGACCGAGGGCGTCGACATGATCATCGACCTGCCGACCTCGGCGACCGCGCTCGCGGTGATGGAGCTGTCGAAGCAGTACGAGAAGATCATGATCGTGACGGACGCGGCCAGCTCCGACATCACCGGAAAATCCTGCTCGCCCTACACCGCGCACTGGACCTACGACACCTACGCCAACGCGCATACCGTCGGCAGCGCCATCGTCAAGAACGGCGGAGATACCTGGTTCTTCCTCACCGCCGACTACCTGTTCGGCCATTCGGTCGAGCGCGACACCGGCGACGTGGTCAAGTCGGCCGGCGGCAAGGTGCTCGGCAGCGTCAAGCATCCGCTCAACACGGCGGACTTCTCGTCATTCCTGCTCCAGGCCCAGGCCTCCAAGGCCAAGATCATCGGGCTCGCCAACGGCGGCGGCGACACCATCAACGCGATCAAGCAGGCCGGCGAGTTCGGCATCGTCGCCGGCGGCCAGAACCTCGCTGCGATCGTGATGTTCATCTCCGACGTGCACAGCCTTGGCCTCAAGCTCGCGCAGGGCTTGATCGTCACCGAAGCCTATTACTGGGACCTCAACGACAAGACCCGCGCCTTCGGCAAGCGCTTCCTGGAGCGCGTCAAGCGCATGCCGACGATGAACCAGGCCGCGACCTACAGCGCCACGCTGCATTACCTCAAGGCCGTGCAGGCCGCGGGCACGAAGGACACCAAGACGGTGATGGCCAAGATGCGCGAGCTGCCGGTGCGTGACGCCTTCACCGACAACGGCGTGCTGCGTGAGGACGGCCGCATGGTGCACAGCATGTACCTGTTCCAGGTGAAGAAGCCTGAGGAATCGAAGGGGCCGTGGGATTACTACAAGTTGCTCGCCGAGGTATCCGCCGACCAGGCGTTCCGGCCGTTGAAGGATGGTGGCTGTCCGCTGGTGAAGTGA
- a CDS encoding HlyD family secretion protein, producing the protein MNLTSGRVIAAITILLAGGGYFYWQHRDTNALPAGFARGNGRIEAVEIDIATKTPGRIREILVNEGDFVTAGQVLARMDTEQLQAQRRQAEAQLQRASINVETAKSLVNQREAEREAAEAVVDQRVAQLDTTSRKLDRSEQLIRTSAVSQQVLDDDRSANATAKAALAASKAQVAASEAAISSARAMVIDAAAAVDAAKAAIESINADINDSVLKAPRDGRVQYRVSQPGEVLAAGGRVLNMVDLGDVYMTFFLPTAQAGRVAIGADVRLVLDAIPQYVIPARATFVADVAQFTPKTVETEEERQKLMFRIKAHIAPELLRQHIEHVKTGLPGMAYVQFDPAAQWPDNLKIKLTR; encoded by the coding sequence ATGAACTTAACTTCCGGCCGCGTCATTGCCGCGATCACCATCCTCCTTGCGGGCGGCGGCTATTTCTACTGGCAGCACCGCGATACCAATGCACTTCCCGCGGGTTTCGCCCGAGGCAATGGCCGTATCGAGGCGGTGGAGATCGACATCGCCACCAAGACGCCAGGACGAATCCGCGAGATCCTGGTCAACGAAGGCGACTTCGTGACCGCGGGCCAGGTTCTGGCGCGGATGGACACCGAGCAATTGCAGGCCCAGCGTCGCCAGGCCGAAGCGCAGCTCCAGCGCGCGTCAATCAATGTCGAGACCGCGAAGAGCCTCGTCAACCAGCGCGAGGCCGAACGCGAGGCTGCTGAGGCCGTTGTCGACCAGCGCGTCGCGCAGCTCGACACCACGAGCCGCAAGCTCGATCGCTCCGAGCAGCTGATCAGGACAAGTGCAGTGTCGCAGCAGGTGCTGGATGACGACCGCTCTGCCAACGCCACGGCGAAGGCGGCGCTTGCCGCTTCGAAGGCCCAGGTCGCAGCATCCGAGGCCGCGATCAGCTCCGCCCGCGCCATGGTGATCGATGCAGCAGCCGCGGTCGACGCGGCAAAGGCCGCGATCGAGAGCATCAACGCCGATATCAATGATAGCGTGCTGAAGGCACCGCGCGACGGCCGCGTGCAGTATCGCGTGTCGCAGCCCGGCGAGGTGCTCGCGGCCGGCGGCCGCGTCCTCAACATGGTCGATCTCGGCGACGTCTACATGACGTTCTTCCTACCTACGGCGCAGGCCGGCCGCGTCGCGATCGGCGCCGACGTTCGGCTCGTGCTCGATGCCATCCCGCAATATGTGATCCCCGCAAGAGCCACCTTCGTCGCTGACGTCGCGCAATTCACGCCCAAGACGGTCGAGACCGAGGAGGAGCGGCAGAAGCTGATGTTCCGGATCAAGGCGCATATCGCGCCCGAGCTGCTGCGCCAGCACATCGAGCATGTGAAGACCGGCCTGCCCGGGATGGCCTATGTGCAGTTCGATCCGGCCGCGCAATGGCCCGACAATCTCAAGATCAAGCTGACCCGATGA
- the rbbA gene encoding ribosome-associated ATPase/putative transporter RbbA: MSAIATADALAAVGSVVHLDGVGLNYGKTRALDAITLDLPPGCMVGLIGPDGVGKSSLLALIAGARAIQEGRIDVLGGDMASSRHRRTVCPDIAYMPQGLGKNLYPTLSVFENIDFFGRLFGHDKAERGRRIAGLLRDTGLTAFADRPAAKLSGGMKQKVGLCCALIHDPELLILDEPTTGVDPLSRRQFWELIASIRDSRPGMSVIVSTAYMEEAAQFDVLVAMNAGRVLATGTPVALKRRTGAVTLDDAFIRLLPEADRDHHTSVVIPPRNECHDEIAIEADHLTRRFNDFVAVDDVSFRIRKGEIFGFLGSNGCGKTTTMKMLTGLLPVSEGTARLFGKAIDARDMSVRRRIGYMSQGFSLYSELTVTQNLDLHARLFELPADTIAARIDEMIVRFDLADVADTLPDALPLGLRQRLSLAVAMIHAPDILILDEPTSGVDPVARDRFWKILAELSRKDNVTIFVSTHFMNEAERCDRISLMHAGKVLTSDTPAAIVAARGTDTLEQAFIACLEDAIAESRDSAGRPALTSPVPAATTTALPRKRSATFNPTRMLAYSRREALELRRDPIRATLAILGSVLLLFVLGYGISLDVENLTFAVLDRDDSAISRDYSLQIAGSRYFTQKPPISDYADLDRRMRAGEIGLAIELPPGFGRDVSRGHRVEIGAGVDGANPTRAETLRSYAQAIHATWLAQKGRELYGEATIAGSYQLQLRYRYNPDVRSVVAMAPGIIPLLLVMIPAVLAALAVVREKELGSIVNFYVTPVTRLEFLLGTQLPYVLLAFGNFLLLVGFALAVFGVPFTGSFATYALAALLYVTATTGLGLVISAFMKSQIAALFGTVLITLIPAIQYSGLIDPVSSLQGLGALVGRLYPTAYFVTISRGTFSKGLGFDTLHNDLLALAVTVPVLVAAGAMLLKKQAR; encoded by the coding sequence ATGAGCGCGATTGCCACAGCCGATGCATTGGCTGCCGTCGGCAGCGTGGTGCATCTGGACGGCGTGGGCCTGAACTACGGCAAGACCCGGGCGCTCGATGCCATTACGCTCGACCTGCCGCCCGGCTGCATGGTCGGACTGATCGGTCCCGACGGCGTCGGCAAATCGAGCCTGCTCGCCCTGATCGCGGGCGCGCGTGCGATCCAGGAAGGGCGCATCGATGTGCTCGGCGGCGACATGGCGAGCTCACGGCATCGCCGCACGGTCTGCCCCGATATCGCTTATATGCCGCAGGGTCTCGGCAAGAATCTTTATCCAACGCTGTCGGTGTTCGAGAACATCGACTTCTTCGGCCGCCTGTTCGGACACGACAAGGCGGAACGAGGCAGACGGATCGCGGGCCTGCTGCGCGATACCGGGCTCACCGCCTTCGCCGACCGCCCCGCCGCAAAACTCTCCGGCGGCATGAAGCAGAAGGTGGGCCTGTGCTGCGCTCTGATTCACGATCCCGAGCTTCTGATCCTGGACGAGCCGACCACGGGCGTCGACCCCTTGTCTCGACGTCAATTCTGGGAACTGATCGCCTCGATCCGCGACAGCCGGCCTGGCATGAGCGTGATCGTCTCGACCGCCTATATGGAAGAAGCCGCGCAATTCGACGTCCTGGTCGCGATGAACGCCGGCCGCGTGCTGGCGACGGGAACCCCGGTCGCGCTGAAGCGGCGGACCGGCGCCGTCACGCTCGACGACGCGTTCATCCGTCTGTTGCCGGAGGCAGATCGCGACCATCACACCAGTGTCGTCATCCCTCCACGCAACGAGTGCCATGACGAGATCGCGATCGAGGCCGATCACCTGACCCGGCGGTTCAACGACTTCGTCGCCGTAGACGACGTCAGCTTCCGCATCAGGAAGGGCGAGATCTTCGGCTTTCTCGGCTCGAACGGCTGCGGCAAGACCACGACAATGAAGATGCTCACCGGCCTCTTGCCCGTCAGCGAAGGCACCGCGCGGCTGTTCGGCAAGGCGATCGATGCCCGCGACATGTCGGTGCGGCGGCGCATCGGCTACATGTCGCAGGGCTTTTCGCTCTATTCGGAGCTGACGGTCACCCAAAACCTCGACCTGCATGCGCGGCTGTTCGAGCTGCCGGCGGACACTATTGCCGCGCGCATCGACGAGATGATCGTCCGGTTCGATCTCGCCGATGTCGCCGATACTCTGCCCGATGCGCTGCCGCTCGGCTTGCGGCAGCGGCTGTCACTGGCGGTCGCCATGATCCATGCGCCCGATATCCTCATCCTCGACGAGCCGACCTCTGGCGTCGATCCGGTTGCCCGGGACCGCTTCTGGAAGATCCTCGCCGAGCTCTCCCGCAAGGATAACGTCACGATTTTCGTCTCGACCCACTTCATGAACGAGGCCGAGCGCTGCGATCGAATCTCTCTGATGCATGCGGGCAAGGTGCTGACGTCGGACACGCCCGCTGCGATCGTGGCCGCGCGCGGCACCGATACGCTGGAGCAGGCTTTCATCGCCTGTCTGGAGGACGCGATCGCCGAATCCCGGGACTCAGCCGGCCGGCCGGCACTTACATCGCCCGTGCCGGCGGCGACGACCACGGCGCTCCCGCGCAAGCGCAGTGCGACATTCAATCCGACCCGCATGCTCGCCTATTCCCGGCGCGAAGCGCTCGAGCTGCGGCGCGATCCGATCCGCGCCACGCTCGCGATCCTCGGCAGCGTGCTGTTGCTGTTCGTGCTCGGCTACGGCATCAGCTTGGACGTCGAAAACCTGACCTTCGCCGTGCTCGACCGCGACGACAGCGCCATCAGCCGCGACTACAGCCTTCAGATCGCGGGATCGCGCTACTTCACCCAAAAGCCACCGATCAGCGACTATGCCGACCTCGACCGCCGCATGCGCGCCGGCGAGATTGGCCTCGCCATCGAATTGCCGCCCGGCTTCGGCCGCGACGTCAGCCGCGGCCACCGTGTCGAGATCGGCGCCGGGGTCGACGGCGCCAACCCGACTCGCGCCGAGACGCTGCGCTCCTACGCCCAAGCGATTCACGCCACCTGGCTGGCACAGAAGGGCCGCGAACTCTATGGCGAGGCGACGATCGCCGGCTCCTACCAGCTCCAGCTGCGCTATCGCTACAATCCAGACGTCAGAAGCGTCGTCGCCATGGCACCCGGGATCATCCCGCTGCTGCTGGTCATGATTCCGGCGGTGCTGGCGGCGCTCGCGGTCGTGCGCGAGAAGGAGCTCGGCTCGATCGTCAATTTCTATGTGACGCCGGTGACGCGGCTGGAATTCCTGCTCGGCACGCAGCTGCCTTACGTGCTGCTGGCATTCGGCAACTTCCTCCTGCTCGTCGGCTTTGCGCTCGCCGTTTTCGGCGTGCCCTTCACCGGCAGCTTTGCGACCTATGCGCTCGCCGCCCTGCTCTACGTCACGGCCACAACAGGCCTGGGGCTCGTGATCTCGGCCTTCATGAAAAGCCAGATCGCGGCCCTGTTCGGCACGGTCCTGATCACGCTGATCCCGGCCATCCAATATTCCGGGCTGATCGATCCCGTTTCATCGCTCCAGGGCTTGGGCGCCCTGGTCGGGCGACTCTATCCTACCGCCTATTTCGTCACGATCTCGCGGGGCACCTTCTCCAAGGGCCTGGGGTTCGACACCCTTCACAACGATCTCCTGGCGCTCGCCGTCACGGTTCCGGTGCTGGTGGCGGCCGGGGCCATGCTGCTGAAGAAACAGGCCCGCTGA
- a CDS encoding ABC transporter permease, whose protein sequence is MRFDNVLQLGIKELRGLVRDPMLLVLIVYSFTLAVYAGARALPETLNRAAIAIVDEDHSPVSTRIEMAFTAPYFSKPRLISQYEMDRRMDAGLDTFALDIPPDFQRDLLARKSPAIQLNVDATRISQAFNGGGYVEQIVSAEVAEFLAHTRDAQTPPIELALRARFNPELKKSWFGAIDQVITSITMLSIILTGAALIREREHGTIEHLLVMPVTPLEIMVSKVWSMGAVVLVASALSIGFVVKGWLAVTIDGSLALFLLGAALQLFATTSMGIFLATVAGSMPQFGLLLIMILLPLQTLSGSMTPRESMPQFVQDIMLAAPNTHFVMLAQAILFRGAGLEAVWPQLVALTLIGGILFVIALRRFRVFLA, encoded by the coding sequence ATGCGCTTTGACAACGTGCTCCAGCTCGGCATCAAGGAATTGCGCGGCCTGGTGCGTGACCCCATGCTGCTCGTACTCATCGTCTATTCCTTCACGCTGGCGGTCTATGCCGGAGCAAGAGCGCTGCCGGAGACCCTGAACCGCGCCGCAATCGCTATCGTCGACGAGGATCATTCGCCAGTCTCGACCCGCATCGAGATGGCGTTCACCGCGCCCTATTTCTCCAAGCCGCGCCTGATCTCGCAATACGAGATGGACCGGAGGATGGATGCCGGCCTCGACACCTTCGCGCTGGACATCCCGCCGGACTTTCAGCGCGATCTACTGGCGCGGAAGTCGCCAGCCATCCAGCTCAACGTCGACGCCACGCGAATCTCGCAAGCCTTCAACGGCGGCGGCTATGTCGAGCAGATCGTCAGCGCGGAGGTCGCGGAGTTTCTGGCACACACCCGCGATGCGCAGACGCCGCCGATCGAGCTGGCGCTGCGGGCGCGCTTCAACCCCGAGCTGAAGAAGTCATGGTTCGGCGCCATCGACCAGGTGATCACCTCGATCACCATGCTCTCGATCATCCTGACCGGCGCAGCGTTGATCCGCGAGCGAGAGCACGGCACGATCGAGCACCTCCTGGTGATGCCGGTTACCCCCTTGGAGATCATGGTGAGCAAGGTCTGGTCGATGGGAGCGGTGGTGCTGGTTGCCTCCGCCCTGTCGATCGGCTTCGTGGTGAAGGGATGGCTGGCGGTCACGATCGACGGCTCGCTGGCGCTGTTCCTGCTCGGCGCGGCGCTGCAGCTGTTCGCCACCACCAGCATGGGCATCTTCCTGGCCACGGTCGCCGGATCGATGCCGCAGTTCGGGCTGCTGCTGATCATGATCCTGCTGCCGCTACAGACGCTTTCAGGCAGCATGACGCCGCGGGAAAGCATGCCGCAATTCGTCCAGGACATCATGCTGGCGGCGCCCAACACGCATTTCGTGATGCTCGCGCAGGCGATCCTGTTCCGCGGCGCCGGCCTCGAGGCGGTGTGGCCGCAACTCGTCGCGCTCACGCTGATCGGCGGCATCTTGTTCGTGATCGCGCTGCGGCGCTTCCGCGTGTTTCTGGCCTAG
- a CDS encoding DUF2059 domain-containing protein, with product MSRRLSTIAGIFLLLVCGASAQAPSLEAMTAARKLVVTLKIADQYRTLLPQLLLKLRPVVAQDRPEIERDYDAMTAPGSEIYAPFLASIIDQVAALYAASFTVDELRQIEAFYAQPAGQKFLAKSDALAQAGAQIGQDVSLKAADELKQRLIEALRQKGHKL from the coding sequence ATGTCCAGACGTTTGTCGACGATCGCCGGCATCTTCCTGCTCCTCGTCTGCGGGGCGTCGGCCCAGGCGCCGTCACTCGAGGCGATGACCGCAGCGCGCAAGCTCGTGGTCACCTTGAAGATCGCGGATCAGTATCGCACGCTGCTGCCGCAGCTCCTGCTCAAGCTGAGGCCCGTGGTCGCCCAGGACAGGCCGGAGATCGAGCGCGACTATGACGCGATGACGGCCCCTGGCTCCGAGATCTACGCCCCGTTCCTGGCATCGATCATCGACCAGGTCGCCGCGCTCTATGCCGCGAGCTTCACGGTGGACGAGCTGCGCCAGATCGAGGCGTTCTATGCCCAGCCGGCAGGGCAGAAATTCCTGGCGAAGTCGGACGCGCTGGCGCAGGCTGGCGCCCAGATCGGCCAGGACGTCAGCCTGAAGGCCGCCGACGAATTGAAGCAGCGCCTGATCGAAGCGCTGCGCCAGAAGGGACACAAGCTCTGA
- a CDS encoding OpgC domain-containing protein, with product MITRDQSALLAPVERDLRLDLFRGIGLWMIFLDHIPHDVVAWLTLRNYGFSDAAEFFVFISGYLVGWIYGPIVAGGWFLAAAKRLWRRAAELYVAHIMLFLLFTAQIARTVRRFDNPMYEHEFNVFNFLAHPDELIGQAILLKYKPVNLDVLPLYITLVLASPFIVWCLVRRPNLTLAGSVVLYVLSRWFDWNIASYPPGTTWYFNPFCWQLMFVFAAWCGIGQIDKIATWVWSKAAMGLAAVWLIFALLIVMTWHVPALEALIPKSMIKAIYPIDKTDLDMLRFTHFLALAIWVTHFLSRKWRALHSTWLRPVILCGQHSLPIFCLGVFLSFSAHWILTQYTKGVWEQLAVSIVGIVIMVGAAWLLGRADRVPNLFVKVTEVEEADTALDNAPAVSAAAAPASR from the coding sequence ATGATTACACGAGACCAGTCAGCACTTTTGGCGCCGGTCGAGCGCGACCTGCGGCTCGATCTCTTCCGCGGCATCGGCCTGTGGATGATCTTCCTCGACCACATCCCGCACGACGTCGTGGCCTGGCTGACGCTGCGCAACTACGGCTTCAGCGACGCCGCCGAGTTCTTCGTCTTCATCTCCGGCTATCTGGTCGGCTGGATCTATGGACCGATCGTCGCGGGCGGCTGGTTTCTCGCCGCGGCCAAGCGGCTGTGGCGGCGCGCGGCCGAGCTGTATGTCGCGCACATCATGCTGTTCCTGCTGTTCACGGCGCAGATCGCGCGCACCGTACGTCGCTTCGATAATCCGATGTATGAGCACGAGTTCAACGTGTTCAACTTCCTGGCGCATCCGGACGAGCTGATCGGGCAGGCGATCCTCCTGAAATACAAGCCGGTCAATCTCGACGTGCTGCCGCTCTACATCACGCTGGTGCTCGCCTCGCCCTTCATCGTGTGGTGCCTGGTGCGCCGACCGAACCTGACGCTCGCAGGCTCCGTCGTGCTCTACGTGCTGTCGCGCTGGTTCGATTGGAATATCGCCTCCTATCCGCCCGGCACGACCTGGTACTTCAATCCGTTCTGCTGGCAGCTGATGTTCGTGTTCGCGGCCTGGTGCGGCATCGGCCAGATCGACAAGATCGCGACATGGGTGTGGTCGAAGGCGGCGATGGGGCTGGCCGCAGTCTGGCTGATCTTCGCGCTGCTGATCGTGATGACCTGGCACGTCCCTGCGCTCGAGGCGCTGATCCCGAAATCGATGATCAAGGCGATCTATCCGATCGACAAGACCGATCTCGACATGCTGCGCTTCACGCATTTCCTAGCACTGGCGATCTGGGTGACTCATTTCCTCTCGCGCAAATGGCGGGCGCTGCATTCAACATGGCTGCGGCCCGTCATCCTCTGCGGCCAGCATTCGCTGCCGATCTTCTGCCTCGGTGTGTTCCTCTCGTTCTCGGCGCACTGGATCCTGACGCAATACACCAAGGGTGTCTGGGAGCAGCTCGCCGTCTCCATCGTCGGCATCGTCATCATGGTCGGCGCGGCCTGGCTGCTCGGCCGGGCCGATCGCGTGCCGAACCTGTTCGTGAAGGTGACGGAGGTCGAGGAGGCCGACACCGCATTGGACAACGCGCCGGCCGTGAGCGCTGCCGCCGCGCCTGCGAGCCGCTGA